The Athene noctua chromosome 25, bAthNoc1.hap1.1, whole genome shotgun sequence region gggcggggggccgggctcCTCCTGCCCGCTGCTCCTGCCCGCTGGCAGCGGGGCTGCTCCCGGGCCGCGGGGCTCCACTGCAGGTGCccggggggccgcgggccggTACAGCCAGGCgggcagggagagaggggcagTGTCCATGGCAGGCGCCGGCGAGCGCGGCCGTCCCATCGCTTCGTTGTGCCCTCCTCTGCTCCTGTCTCTCGCAAACTGGAATCTGTCTGGCAAAACCTGCTTTAGCCGTGCGATGTCAAGCTCCCCTGCAGACAGTTTTGTCTTCGGCTGTTCTGGGGCCTCCCTCAGACCAGCAGGACTTGGCTTGTCCACTACACCTGGGCTCAGAAGGCTGCTTCCTCCTTGCACAGCCCCAAAATCAACACGGCCAttgccctcctgctgccccagtgCCTGCTGGAACCCCCAAGGACTGGGGGGCCTCTCTTCCTCAGCCGCTGGCAGCTGGAAGGCCCTGAGCACATCTGCGTGCTCTGCTTCATTGGAAACGCTGAGGTGCTGCAGGCCCATCTGCAGGGACTCCAGGCTGTCGGGAAGGGCTGCACCCAGAACCGTGTCCTGGCTCCTGCTTGGCTGGATGACACTCGAGTGCCCCATGCTCTCCTGCCCTGGAGACAAGGATGAAGACTTCAGGGCACGGAGCCTCCTGGAAGAAAAGATGCGGAAGGCCTCAGTCACTCCTGGCAGCATCTCCTTGGGGCAGGCAAGATACAGGTTGTACTTGTCTTTGCTGAGTCCGACCTGGAGGGAGTTTCCTCGCAAAAGGCCACACAGTTCGCTCAGGGCACTGTCATCGGGACCATCGACAGCGAGCTCCGAGTAGCTCATACTCTGACACACGAGGTCAGGACACTTCTGCACAAGAGCTTCCACCTTCCACTTAGCCTGGAGAAGCTCGCTCCTGTCCGCAGCCCATAGTGTCAGCACCGTGCAGTCCCTGCTACGATGCTCCGAGATCTGCACAGCTCCGTCCCTGCACAGTTCATCGATGGCAGCGCGGCAAACATCCTTCAGGTAAGACCACTGCAGGGAGTCCAGGCTCATCTCTTCGCTCGCCCGGCCGCCGGCCCAGCcaggctcctggggctgggcCCTTCCCGTCGGCCTCGGCAGCGAGAAGCTGTTGGAGCGTCGCAGCAGGGGCCTGGGCCCAGAGGGTTTAGAGTCCAAAGCAGAGGAGGTCCCTGTCACATCAAAGGCACTAGATGTGCTGGCGAGGGGATGGTGCTTGATGGCACCCGAGCCTTGAGAGTCCCCAGGATGCTGCAAGGTGCCGCTCCCTTTGCCCGCAGGAGGAGACGGAGCCCTGTGTCGTGTCAGCCTGGCACCTCCTTTCACGTGGTCCCATTCTTTGGAGTCCTTCTGCTGAGACTCCACTGCTGGCCCCAAAACCACCTCTCCTGTAGAGACACGAGGCTGGAACTGCTGCGTCTGCACTGCTGGGTCACTTGGACCCAGAGCATCTCTCTTCAGTTCGAGTTCTGCAGAGAGCTGCGCCGGTCCCGCCGGTGGGGAATCCTGATTCTGCAAGAGGCCCTGGCTGGCCTGAGACTTGTCAGCCCTCAGAGCGCTGAAGCTGGCAGCCAGCTTGAGCTCACCTTTCAGCTCCCGCTTGCCTGGGCTGAGCTTTGAGGTTGAAGCGTTCAGGAGCGCTCTGGGCTCGTGCAGCGCAGCCTCTGCGGCGCGGGAGGTCGCTGGGAGCGAGGGCAGGTCGCTGCTGAGCGTGGCACTGCTTCTGGTGCCGAAATCCTGAAGGTACTGCTTGGCCTGGGACACGTCAACGAGGTTTCCAATGAGATAAAGCTGCTTCTCATCCTCATGGCAGAGCAACTGGGGATACAGTTTCTGCAGCTCACATGTCAGAGCCCTGAGTGCCTGACTGTCCACATGCAGTCCTTCCTTGGTGATGTTTTCCTTGCGCAAGCTCACCTCCAGCTGCTGGTAGAGCTGCTGCAGGGCCAGACGGGCCTGTGGCAGGGCATCCATGGCCCCAGACACACCTGCAGGTGGCTGCAGGTACAGTATGGCGATGCCATCGCTGCTAACATCCACCACGTCCACATGATGCTGGCGTAGAACACCTTGGTACTCGGCGGCACAGAACCTCTGCATGTACAAGTAAATATCCGAGTCCACCACTAGGGAAAAGTCCTCCAGGACTTCCAGAGCTTCCCCATCCACCGGGCCCCGAGGTGAAGGGGCTTTAGGTGCCGTTTCACACACCTGGTTGCAGTCTGGCAGCTTTGATGCCTCTTGCGCTGACGCAGCGGGGTCAGGCGCTCGCAGGTGACTCTGTGTTCTGGTCTCTTTGGCCACGTGGCTGGATCCTGGCAGCAGGATCTCACCAGCACCTTGGCTCTTGAGGTTCAGGCTGCCCAGCAGGTctctgctgaaggcctgcagctcAGTGAACGGCCCCTTGACTATGCAGTGTGTGCTCTTGGAGTCGAAGTTGAACTGCACGTTGCTGTAGCCTTTATGCAAGTTCCTCAGGAGGGTTTTGCCAGCAGGAAGTTTGCTATAGTCAACTACCATGCAAGTGCGTATGAAGATCTGCAAGTAGACAGCAAGGGAGTGAGGGAACAAGGACCAAAAATAACACCCCTCCAAGCACAGGGGGGAGGCAAATGCACCTGACATTGGCCACAGCCCCTGCGTCATTACGACAGAAGAGACCACCGGACCCACCGCCTCCCTCTCAGCATCCCGCTGTCAAACGAGATGGCAGCGTAGCACGGGCAGGGCTGAAAGACCCAGCCAGCCCAAGCAACTCTTAGACCTGGTACACATACCTAAAAGCTTTCTGCAAACAAGGAATGCAAAGGGAAAATCACACAGAGATGCAGCCCCACTTCTACACGCTGGGGGCTCTGCAAACAGCCCAAGAAATCCACTCCCAGTTGCCCTCTTGCTCTCCCAGAACTTTGGCCGCAGCCCTTCCAGCGGCAGCACCGGGGCCTTGCAGAAAGGTCTGCAATGCCAGGCTGGCTCCCGTGCCCTTGTTTTCAGTGCTCGGACCTGAAAACATGAGATGTGTCTGCTGCAATACTCTCCTGAAACTGCAAGAAGAGGCAGGAACCCTCCAGTGTCTCCTAAGCTCTGCTGAGAAGGAGCGTGTCCAGCTGATGACACGGTGTCCCGCTGATGACAGGGCAGAGGCAATAGCAGGATCCCCCGTGTCACCAGCTGGGCTGGGGAAAAGCGCCCCTTCCCTCCAGTCTGACTATTTCTCCTTGCTTTGACCAGCACAAATACCAGAGAGCTGAGCGCACGGCTGGCCTGGCtgtccctgtgttatcagcacaggaaaaaaaaaatcctgatttgaATCAACCCGGATTTGCTCGAAGTGTAACGAAGATTAACAGAGAGAGCGAGGTCTCCCTTCCCCAGCGCGTttgccgggcccgggccggggctcccGCTCCTCGCTACCTCATCGGGGCTGAGCTCCGCGGCGAGCGCCGTCACCTCCAGCGGGTATTCCTTCCCCCCGACGGACAACACGTGGCTCCCGGCCCTCAGGACCCGCTGGGCCACTGCGGGGAACAGCCACCGGGCACCCGTCAGCCCGGCCggaggcgcggcggggccggggccgccgggcggGGACCGGGGCCGTTACCTTCCAGCGCCTCGAAGGTGATGAGGGCGCAGGGCCCGGAGCCGGCCGGCAGCACCCGCACCTCGGCGATCTCGCCGCCGCCGTTGCGGGAGCGCAGGAAGTGGATGGTCAGCTTGTCGGCCACCCTGTCGGGGGGCAGGTCTGCGGGGAGGCCGCGCACCCGCACCGTGCGGCCCGCCATGcccgcgcggggccccgccgcacaggccccgccgcgccccggccccgccgccgggaaaCGAAAGCGaaaccgggcccgccccgcccccggcgccgcggggggGCGCAGGCGGCCGCGGAGCgcagagcccggcccggcccggccgcggagcccagggcccgccccgccgccccggagggcccggcccggcccggccgccccatCACGACAGACACGCCGCTGCCCGCAGATGCTTTAATCCGCGCCGCGCCCGGTGGGGTGGCCGGCACTAGCCCTCGTCCTCCATGAAAACGGCCACCCcttgccgccccgccggcacgTAGGCGATCGCGTCCAcctcccccccgccgcggctGCTCTTCTGGAAGTGGATCTCCAGGGCGTCGCGCATGGGCTCCTCGGCCAGCACGTCCGGGATCCCCGAGAGCAGGACGGTGCTGGGGCAGCGGgagggctggagctgggcagaggcGGGAGGGCGCGGTGGGCCCGGTGCCGCGGGGaaggccccccccggggctctcgccgggcagggggctgctgggcTCGGGGACCCGCCtcggggagccccggcccggctgccTCGCCCCGGGGGGGCGGGTGCTGCGTGGCACCGGGGCCGCGCCCTCACCTGCAGGCTCGTGATGTCCCCGGTCACACACGGCGATATTTTGAGGTCGTATTTTCCTTTCCCAATGAGCACCTGCATGTGTCCTCTCTCGATGAGCGGCTCGGCCACTGCAGCGGGAGAGGGAAGCCCTGAGCAGCCCCGTTGCGCCCCAGGGGCCGCGATGTCCCGCAGAccccgcacagctcacctgcACCGCAGGGTCCGGGGGGGACAGGACAGCCCGGGCTCACGCTGCTCTCCCCGCTCCCACAGCCACCACTCCGCCAGCTCTTGGGGGTGGCTTGTGCCCCCCCTTTCTGGCGGCCCAAGCCCAGCACACCCCCCACGCACCTCCGTCCTGCGCGAAGGTCAGCACCACCTGGCCCGTGTTGTCCAGGAAGTCCCTGCTCTCCACCTCGCCGCCCCCGTTCTTCGTCTTGCTGAAGAAGAGCTCCAGCTTGTCCAGCAGTGCCTCCTGGGGCACGTCCAGGCCTGGCAGGTCAGACACCAGGATGCTCCTGGTGCTGCGAGTCAGCCTGATCTGTGGGCACAGGCCAGTCAGAGCTCAGGGAGCAGCGTGGGGCTGCAGCACCAACGCGCTGAGCCAGGCAGGGACCAGCCTGGGCAGGGGCACGGCGCAGCCGGTGCGTCCCGGGGGCAGCTCTGCGGTGCGGGGTGGGGGCCGTGGGCCTCAGGACCCACCTCCAGGGCAGACGGCAGCAGCACATCCACCGGCGCTGCCCGGACGCGCACCCTGCACCggtccagctcctccagctcctccccGTAGCTCAGCTCCACCACGTGCTCCTTGGCCGCTATGATCCTCTGGGCCACTGCAAGCAGGGAGAGCCCCCAGCACGGGGACGGGCAGCTGGCCCCGAGCCCCACGCGGGACAGGGTGCGGGGCAGCCGATGCGCTGGGGAGGGGGCATAACCCTGCAGGATgctgcagaggggcagagcgagccccgcggggaggggaggcagggcaggCCCCAGAGCTGCCCAACCATGACAGCAGCTGTGGCAGTGCTTTCTCGCCCTTACCCTCTGCCTTCTCAAAGGTGATGAGAGCTGAGCCCCCCGGCAGAGGGTAGCGGATCAGCGGGGTGAGCATCAGCTTGTTTATGTCCTCCCTGTTTGTCACAACTCCCTTAAACACCATTTTCTTCTCTGGCAAGGTGGGCAGCATCTAGGTTTGAGTACACAGACAGCACCTGGAGGAGACTGGACCCTGCACATGGCCTGTCCCTGACAATTCACAGAAACGAGCTCATGGCTCAAAATGAACAGCTGGAGAGCCTCAGCAGAGTCTCTCCTAGGGTCTGGCTGTGCCTGGAGTCCCAAAGCCATGACTGGAGCTTCTGGCCCTGGCAGAGGAGCCACCCGCTAGCAGGAGCTCTGCTGGTCGtcacccagcacccagctgcGTTCGCCCGCagcctctccagcagcagcagcacccacacaCACTGTTACCGTCACTGGATCCTCACAGAGGATCCTCTTCTTCacttcttccagcttctctttcagcacctgcttctcctgctccagtCTGTTCTTCTCCGCCTTTGCTGCAAAAATGTCCAACTGGAAGGAAAGGCCGAAGGGGCAGTGAGGGAAGTGCCAGGATGTGAGGGGCTGCGGCCCGCTCTCCGGTTTAAGCACAGCACTGATGTGGACACGGCTCCACCCGCGCCGGTTTGCTCTTGGCCGCCCACAGcctgccctggccctggccccaCCGCCCAGCACTATCTCACTTCTCGGCACAGGCCCAACGTGAAACCCGTGCTGGCTCCAGCGCGAAGCCCCCCGGCGCACGGAGCCGAGGGTGCAGCCCCCACCTGCTGCCACTTTCCGAGCCAGGACGAGCCCTCCGGCCACCAACCTGGCAGGACGTCTCTTCATCTCTGCTTGAAGACATCTGTTGTTCAACGTTTTCATAAAGCAGGTCTCCCTCTTTCCTCAGCTCTTGTGTCCTCTGCTCTACGGCTTCCTGGGCCGCCAGGAGCTGCACGTTCTCCTGCTCCAGAGCACTACAAAGCTCCTGGGAGAGGCACCGTCAGACAGCGGGACCCCGCCGGCCCGGGCCGCTCCCCCGGGCTGCTCCCAGGCCCCGGGCCGGGCTCTCAACCGCGGGACacccccctccgccgctcccgtCCCCCGAGCCGCCGGCTCACAGCGCGCCCGGCCGGGGGGCCCCGGGGCGTGCGGATCGGCCCCGACCCCCGTCCAGGGACTCACCTTGCAACGCTCGATCTCCCACCGGACTCGCTCGGGGGTCCCCTCCGGGGGGGTCCCCTCCGGGCCGCCCCTCTGCGGGCCGCAGTCGCGGAGCAGCTGGATGAAGGGGTCCTGAAGGCAGGAGCGGTGCTGAGCCCCGCTGCGCCgagcccccgctgccccccgccgccccccggcccctcaccTCCGCCGAATCCATCGCCGAGGCGCCGGCGGCAGCGAGGGAGCCGGGCCGGGAGCCGTGAACGCCGGGAGAACCGGGCTGagagccgggccgggggccggggggccgggagAACCGGGCTGAGCGCCGGGagagccgggccgggggccgggagAACCGGGCCGAGCGCCGCTGCcgcctccccgctgcccgcgcggccccgctgcTCCTCCCGTTCCTCGCTTTCGCTTTCCCCTtccgcagcccggccccgcccaGCCCGCGGACGGTGCTGACCGAAAATCCGCTCTTTCGGCTCATGCCCCGCAGGGACGCCACCGCCCGCCACAGAACCCCCTTCTCCCCGCTTGGGGTGGCCAAAACCTCGAGACCCGCAGTGAACCCTCAGGCCGCCCCCTCCCACTCCCTGCTCTCCCGGGTGCCCCCGCTGGGATttggggcaggagcaggaacGACCCGGGGCAGGCGGGAAGGGACAGGGCGGCCCTGGTCCCGCGGCAGAGCACGAGCAGCTGGGGACAAGCCCCGGCGAGGCCCCTTCAACCCACCCGCCCCCCACTCGCCCAGAGCAAGAGCGGCCaagagcccagggcaggggcccaGCGCTGCTCCTCTCTGAATCCAACTAAACAAAATGgtttttaataaacttttattGATGCAACCTCGTTACACCTTTAGAATCGCAGCTTCTGGAAGAACCACTTATTCTTGCCCGTCTTGTACCtggaagaacagcacaaaggtGAGAAGCTCCATACCCGCCTGCCGGCCAGCGGCCTTCCCCCACGGACAGGATGGGGCACCCCGCTCATCCCGGGAAACCCAGCTCGGGCTGCACCGAGAGCCGGGAAACACACGAGCAAAGGGCGCGTCGGCTCCTGGATGTTCTCACGCAGCCGCCCCACGAAGGGCACCTGCAGCGCCGCCGCTTCCACCCCGAGAGGTGAGAGCAGCTCCGGGCAGCCCCACTGTGAGGGGTGAGAACAGCCCAGCCCGGAGGGACCCGACCGCAGGCAGAGAGCTGCGGAACAGCCCTGGGCTGCCCGCGAGGCCCCGGGCCTGCGTGGCTCCTTCCCATGGCTCCTTCGCGGAGGGAGTTCCTCAACACCCACCAGTAGGGCAGGACCGTTCACCCCAACGCTCCCGGGCAAAGTGCCGGCGCGGCCCTGTCCCACCAGGCCCTGTGACAGAGCGGATGAACCAGCGGCGAGGCACCAAGAGATCGTCACCGGGCAGGGAACGGCCCCGCCGTGCTGGCACGGGGCTGCAGCATCACCACAAGCGCCAGCCCAAGCCCACAGCTGCAGTGAACTGTTCCCCCGTCAAAGCCCCAGCTCCCTGAACGGAGCTCACAAACACACAGGAGGCGAGAGGGAACATACTCAACCAAAAACGTGTTGTCAACCGAGGGAGCTGGGGCAGACGTGTCCAGCCTGAGAATCACCGCTGGAGACGAGCTTCCAACTCACCTTTCCTCAAACTTCACCTTGGCTTCCCGCCTCGCTTTGCGTTTCAGAGCAGGGTCCCTGAACACGTCCTTATTGACCACTGTTTTGTCCAGCGGAATATCGACAGAATACCTGGGTGAGAGAGCAGGAAGGTTCGAGGGAGGCTCCGCGCCTGGCACAGGGGTGAAAGCGCcacaggcagcaggagctgctcaAATGCACCAAGCGAGGGACTTCAGCTCTTAAAGGCTTTCAGTCTGGGAAACCCCCGCACTGCTAAAGCGACCAGAGACATTTAACTTCTCCTGTGCAGCAAACGGGTACAGCCTTGACAAGGGACAAGTGTCTGGAGCTGGCAGGAGCTCTGAGGGGACAGGAAGGAACGTCACTGGGCCGCCACAGCTCCGCCAGCACCCCACACCCTCAGGGTTGTCGCAGAGCCTCATCCCCTGACATCCTGCCGTCAGGGGGAAAGCGAGTGTGGCTCAAACAGGAGCCACGTTCCTTATTTCAGAAGCGCATCACTGCCCCCCCAGCCTCACCCCGCCAGGGTGTGTGCTCCGCTCCAAACCGAGAACCCAGCGACCCCCCGCGCTCAGCAGCGGGAACACGCGGAACTGCCGAGCGCAGACGAGGCTTCTCTGGCGCCGCCAGCAGCGGCCACGCTCACCGGGTGGGCATCAGGTGATTGTAGTTGTAAACCTTCACGAAAGACTTGATCTTGGACCTCTTCGCGATTTTCTTCTTGCCCATGGCGGCGGTCACCTTCCGCGGGTACCGGTCGATGCCGGCCACCAAGGCGTGGCTGTACGGCCGGTCCGAGGTGCCATCGTCGATGTTCTGAAACACACCGACGGCGGCCGGCGATAGCACCGCGGAGCGCCAGCCCGGCCGCGCCCCG contains the following coding sequences:
- the LOC141970404 gene encoding uncharacterized protein LOC141970404 isoform X2 gives rise to the protein MVVDYSKLPAGKTLLRNLHKGYSNVQFNFDSKSTHCIVKGPFTELQAFSRDLLGSLNLKSQGAGEILLPGSSHVAKETRTQSHLRAPDPAASAQEASKLPDCNQVCETAPKAPSPRGPVDGEALEVLEDFSLVVDSDIYLYMQRFCAAEYQGVLRQHHVDVVDVSSDGIAILYLQPPAGVSGAMDALPQARLALQQLYQQLEVSLRKENITKEGLHVDSQALRALTCELQKLYPQLLCHEDEKQLYLIGNLVDVSQAKQYLQDFGTRSSATLSSDLPSLPATSRAAEAALHEPRALLNASTSKLSPGKRELKGELKLAASFSALRADKSQASQGLLQNQDSPPAGPAQLSAELELKRDALGPSDPAVQTQQFQPRVSTGEVVLGPAVESQQKDSKEWDHVKGGARLTRHRAPSPPAGKGSGTLQHPGDSQGSGAIKHHPLASTSSAFDVTGTSSALDSKPSGPRPLLRRSNSFSLPRPTGRAQPQEPGWAGGRASEEMSLDSLQWSYLKDVCRAAIDELCRDGAVQISEHRSRDCTVLTLWAADRSELLQAKWKVEALVQKCPDLVCQSMSYSELAVDGPDDSALSELCGLLRGNSLQVGLSKDKYNLYLACPKEMLPGVTEAFRIFSSRRLRALKSSSLSPGQESMGHSSVIQPSRSQDTVLGAALPDSLESLQMGLQHLSVSNEAEHADVLRAFQLPAAEEERPPSPWGFQQALGQQEGNGRVDFGAVQGGSSLLSPGVVDKPSPAGLREAPEQPKTKLSAGELDIARLKQVLPDRFQFARDRSRGGHNEAMGRPRSPAPAMDTAPLSLPAWLYRPAAPRAPAVEPRGPGAAPLPAGRSSGQEEPGPPPQQARGPSPGQKSSRSPPGRCDACRGSGVTCQAPCGHALCRTCFAADSPQPACCRAAPSCGIAGTFRVSSWSQSLPGYYRDPTLQVSYVIPDGVQGVGDPHPGQPYKGGNFYAFLPDNREGRKTALLLKKAFEHGLTFQIKSCNGEERVTWGLIPHKTSWDGGKARSGYPDAQYLREVCTVLKSLGIA
- the LOC141970404 gene encoding uncharacterized protein LOC141970404 isoform X1; the protein is MAGRTVRVRGLPADLPPDRVADKLTIHFLRSRNGGGEIAEVRVLPAGSGPCALITFEALEVAQRVLRAGSHVLSVGGKEYPLEVTALAAELSPDEIFIRTCMVVDYSKLPAGKTLLRNLHKGYSNVQFNFDSKSTHCIVKGPFTELQAFSRDLLGSLNLKSQGAGEILLPGSSHVAKETRTQSHLRAPDPAASAQEASKLPDCNQVCETAPKAPSPRGPVDGEALEVLEDFSLVVDSDIYLYMQRFCAAEYQGVLRQHHVDVVDVSSDGIAILYLQPPAGVSGAMDALPQARLALQQLYQQLEVSLRKENITKEGLHVDSQALRALTCELQKLYPQLLCHEDEKQLYLIGNLVDVSQAKQYLQDFGTRSSATLSSDLPSLPATSRAAEAALHEPRALLNASTSKLSPGKRELKGELKLAASFSALRADKSQASQGLLQNQDSPPAGPAQLSAELELKRDALGPSDPAVQTQQFQPRVSTGEVVLGPAVESQQKDSKEWDHVKGGARLTRHRAPSPPAGKGSGTLQHPGDSQGSGAIKHHPLASTSSAFDVTGTSSALDSKPSGPRPLLRRSNSFSLPRPTGRAQPQEPGWAGGRASEEMSLDSLQWSYLKDVCRAAIDELCRDGAVQISEHRSRDCTVLTLWAADRSELLQAKWKVEALVQKCPDLVCQSMSYSELAVDGPDDSALSELCGLLRGNSLQVGLSKDKYNLYLACPKEMLPGVTEAFRIFSSRRLRALKSSSLSPGQESMGHSSVIQPSRSQDTVLGAALPDSLESLQMGLQHLSVSNEAEHADVLRAFQLPAAEEERPPSPWGFQQALGQQEGNGRVDFGAVQGGSSLLSPGVVDKPSPAGLREAPEQPKTKLSAGELDIARLKQVLPDRFQFARDRSRGGHNEAMGRPRSPAPAMDTAPLSLPAWLYRPAAPRAPAVEPRGPGAAPLPAGRSSGQEEPGPPPQQARGPSPGQKSSRSPPGRCDACRGSGVTCQAPCGHALCRTCFAADSPQPACCRAAPSCGIAGTFRVSSWSQSLPGYYRDPTLQVSYVIPDGVQGVGDPHPGQPYKGGNFYAFLPDNREGRKTALLLKKAFEHGLTFQIKSCNGEERVTWGLIPHKTSWDGGKARSGYPDAQYLREVCTVLKSLGIA
- the IFI35 gene encoding interferon-induced 35 kDa protein, producing MSRKSGFSVSTVRGLGGAGLRKGKAKARNGRSSGAARAAGRRQRRSARFSRPPARLSRRSARFSRPPGPRPGSQPGSPGVHGSRPGSLAAAGASAMDSAEDPFIQLLRDCGPQRGGPEGTPPEGTPERVRWEIERCKELCSALEQENVQLLAAQEAVEQRTQELRKEGDLLYENVEQQMSSSRDEETSCQLDIFAAKAEKNRLEQEKQVLKEKLEEVKKRILCEDPVTMLPTLPEKKMVFKGVVTNREDINKLMLTPLIRYPLPGGSALITFEKAEVAQRIIAAKEHVVELSYGEELEELDRCRVRVRAAPVDVLLPSALEIRLTRSTRSILVSDLPGLDVPQEALLDKLELFFSKTKNGGGEVESRDFLDNTGQVVLTFAQDGVAEPLIERGHMQVLIGKGKYDLKISPCVTGDITSLQLQPSRCPSTVLLSGIPDVLAEEPMRDALEIHFQKSSRGGGEVDAIAYVPAGRQGVAVFMEDEG
- the RPL27 gene encoding large ribosomal subunit protein eL27, producing the protein MGKFMKPGKVVLVLAGRYSGRKAVIVKNIDDGTSDRPYSHALVAGIDRYPRKVTAAMGKKKIAKRSKIKSFVKVYNYNHLMPTRYSVDIPLDKTVVNKDVFRDPALKRKARREAKVKFEERYKTGKNKWFFQKLRF